The segment AAAATCGCTCAACTAGAAAAAGATTTGACTCGGACTAAGTCAAAATCTAATTGATAACTAGCGATAATCTGCTATAATTGTAAAGTTGAGAATCTCTTCAGCAGCATCTTGAGCATCTCAAATACTGAAGATTAAAACCATGCTAGCAAAAACCTTTGGCAGTGCAGTCTATGGAGTAGATGCACACATCATTACCATTGAAGTCAACGTCAGTACAGGCACCAAGTTCTTTATGGTAGGCCTACCAGACTCTGCAGTCAAAGAAAGTGAACACAGAGTAGAATCTGCGCTCAAACACAACGGCTACCATATGCCGAGACAAAAAGTCATCATCAACCTCGCACCAGCAGACATCAAAAAAGAAGGCTCCGCCTACGACCTACCCATTGCCATAGGTATCCTAGCAGCATCTGGTCAAATGGATGTCCCAACCCTAGATCAATACCTCATCATGGGCGAACTTGCTCTCGATGGCTCACTCAGACCGATCAAAGGGGCACTACCCATAGCTATCGAAGGCAGGAACAAGGGTTTCAAAGGAATCATCTTGCCCAAAGAAAACGCCTCCGAAGCTGCAATAGTCGATAGATTAGAGGTGTTTGGAGTTTCTAGCCTTCAAGAAGCCGTCAATCATTTGATTGGGAAAACCACCATCATTCCACTAGAATACGATACCCGTGATATGTTTCAAACACATATCAATGAATACGAAGCAGATTTTGCCAATGTACAAGGTCAGGAAAACATCAAGCGCTCACTGGAAATCGCAGCAGCAGGTGGACACAACGTAATCATGATTGGCCCTCCGGGCGCTGGCAAAACCATGCTTGCCAAAAGACTGCCATCGATTCTCCCTCCACTCACACTCCAAGAATCATTGGAAACCACCAAAATTCATTCAGTAGCAGGCAATCTCAACTCCAACTCTTCTTTGATTGCCACGCGACCATTCAGGTCTCCGCATCACACAATTAGTGATGTGGCCCTGGTAGGTGGAGGAGGTATTCCACAACCAGGTGAAATCTCGCTCGCCAACAATGGTGTGCTTTTCTTGGATGAACTTCCTGAGTTCAAACGAACCGTTTTGGAGGTAATGAGACAACCATTGGAAGAAAGAAAGGTTACTATCTCAAGAGCAAAAATATCAATAGAGTTTCCAGCAAACTTCATGTTGATCGCCAGCATGAACCCATGTCCCTGTGGCTACTACAATCACCCCGAAAAAGAATGTGTTTGTGCGCCAGGAGTCGTTCAAAAATACTTGAACAAAGTCAGTGGACCCCTTCTTGATCGCATAGATTTGCATGTAGAAGTCACGCCTGTGTCTTTTGATCAACTGACCGAAGATAGAAAAACAGAAAGCTCTGATCAAATAAGAGAACGAGTAATCCAGGCAAGGAAAATTCAATCCGAAAGGTTCAAAAACCATCCTGAGATTTTCAACAACGCCATGATGAA is part of the Reichenbachiella agarivorans genome and harbors:
- a CDS encoding YifB family Mg chelatase-like AAA ATPase, whose translation is MLAKTFGSAVYGVDAHIITIEVNVSTGTKFFMVGLPDSAVKESEHRVESALKHNGYHMPRQKVIINLAPADIKKEGSAYDLPIAIGILAASGQMDVPTLDQYLIMGELALDGSLRPIKGALPIAIEGRNKGFKGIILPKENASEAAIVDRLEVFGVSSLQEAVNHLIGKTTIIPLEYDTRDMFQTHINEYEADFANVQGQENIKRSLEIAAAGGHNVIMIGPPGAGKTMLAKRLPSILPPLTLQESLETTKIHSVAGNLNSNSSLIATRPFRSPHHTISDVALVGGGGIPQPGEISLANNGVLFLDELPEFKRTVLEVMRQPLEERKVTISRAKISIEFPANFMLIASMNPCPCGYYNHPEKECVCAPGVVQKYLNKVSGPLLDRIDLHVEVTPVSFDQLTEDRKTESSDQIRERVIQARKIQSERFKNHPEIFNNAMMNSQMVKSICQINQAGKALLKTAMEKLGLSARAYDRILKVSRTIADLAGKEDIQIEHLAEAIQYRSLDRDGWAN